In Methanothermobacter sp., a genomic segment contains:
- a CDS encoding Nre family DNA repair protein, whose protein sequence is MIKSKYLYLEKLTKNIKLRSSNFEKEMEGSTPPSVFIGSYNYPKVYAGPLVTSNGDDVHLMDLPEEWIPKGKSIQDIIGYRLNLVRGKQRVHVKDFDDRLVEKLQEITLAKSPVDSEVLFSHKPRGVQFFGDENPPHGPSAPIEYFQADNVRWDRHLEKAYYDTDLKASDAIYELYKMGVPFSSIQKGLSVGAFGIERRRKLVPTRWSITACDSIIADRLLRRIQNYEIIDSYRVYEFESFKNRYIIILTPTRWQYEWIEVFLGVLGSEKLMFSDHEIGDSKKEYSRVGGCYYSSKMAVLDALNREERQAGAIVLREAYKGYVPLGVFNVRENVKNAMKQPPIEFNTLKGVLKYVGWRLRLELGEYIRESHLLKETDRQTSLEEFTQKNKGGKKDFEPQI, encoded by the coding sequence ATGATAAAATCAAAGTACTTATACCTTGAAAAGCTTACAAAGAACATTAAATTGAGGTCATCAAATTTTGAGAAGGAAATGGAGGGATCCACACCCCCATCAGTTTTTATTGGAAGTTATAATTATCCAAAAGTTTATGCAGGACCTCTTGTAACCTCCAATGGTGATGATGTTCATCTTATGGATCTGCCAGAGGAGTGGATACCAAAGGGTAAAAGTATCCAGGATATCATAGGATATCGTCTCAACCTTGTAAGGGGAAAGCAAAGAGTCCATGTGAAAGACTTTGATGACAGATTGGTGGAAAAACTTCAAGAGATAACACTCGCCAAATCCCCTGTTGACAGTGAAGTGCTATTTTCACATAAACCACGTGGAGTGCAATTTTTCGGTGATGAAAATCCACCACATGGGCCTAGCGCACCAATAGAATACTTCCAGGCCGATAATGTGAGATGGGATCGTCATCTTGAAAAGGCCTATTATGATACTGACCTTAAAGCATCTGATGCAATCTACGAGTTATATAAGATGGGAGTGCCATTCTCTTCCATACAGAAGGGATTATCAGTTGGGGCTTTTGGTATTGAAAGGAGGCGCAAGCTTGTACCCACCCGTTGGTCCATAACAGCTTGTGACAGCATAATAGCAGACAGACTCCTCAGGAGAATCCAAAATTATGAGATTATCGATTCCTACCGGGTTTATGAATTTGAAAGTTTTAAAAATAGGTATATTATAATATTAACACCTACAAGATGGCAATATGAGTGGATAGAAGTTTTCTTAGGTGTCCTAGGATCGGAAAAGCTTATGTTCTCTGATCATGAAATTGGAGATTCGAAAAAGGAATATTCTAGGGTTGGGGGCTGTTATTACAGTTCGAAGATGGCTGTGCTTGACGCTCTTAACCGTGAAGAAAGACAAGCTGGTGCAATAGTATTAAGGGAAGCATACAAAGGGTACGTCCCATTGGGAGTGTTCAATGTACGCGAGAATGTGAAAAATGCCATGAAGCAACCCCCAATAGAATTTAACACCCTTAAGGGCGTGTTAAAGTATGTTGGATGGCGTTTAAGACTCGAACTGGGAGAGTATATAAGGGAAAGCCATCTCCTCAAGGAAACTGACAGGCAGACAAGCCTAGAAGAGTTCACTCAAAAAAATAAAGGAGGAAAAAAAGACTTTGAACCTCAAATTTAG
- a CDS encoding GAF domain-containing protein codes for MKSTKETIIEKVREKLKPALSIEEILELLSNIPYFDWVGIYILEGDELILGPYKGPATPHLKIPLDMGVCGRVARTGRTSIVDDVLSDDDYLQCNENVKSEIAVPIKKDDRILGVLDVDSNKPAAFDELDRNLLEEVALIVSRLL; via the coding sequence ATGAAGTCCACTAAAGAGACTATAATAGAGAAGGTGCGGGAGAAACTTAAACCTGCTTTATCCATTGAAGAGATACTAGAATTACTTTCAAATATACCATACTTTGATTGGGTTGGGATATACATTCTAGAGGGCGATGAACTCATATTAGGCCCATATAAGGGTCCCGCCACGCCACATCTCAAGATACCATTAGATATGGGGGTTTGTGGGAGAGTTGCGAGGACTGGTAGGACATCTATTGTTGATGATGTCCTTTCGGATGATGATTATCTTCAATGTAATGAAAATGTTAAATCTGAGATAGCTGTACCTATAAAAAAGGATGATAGGATCCTTGGAGTTCTTGATGTTGACAGTAACAAGCCGGCTGCCTTTGATGAACTTGATAGGAACTTGCTTGAAGAGGTTGCATTAATAGTCTCAAGGCTCCTCTAA
- a CDS encoding DUF5402 family protein, with amino-acid sequence MNKTLKELSYARDRIEDTLQDLSGRAIFVPEVKIFNMACGCRGLLADLRGLETEEAEVFHKKITKTLKDVLGKLGLKVDMIYARNFPGSYMVVGITARRFCGRCKRELGSIVSRPDIIVLKG; translated from the coding sequence ATGAACAAAACTTTGAAGGAGCTGTCCTATGCGCGAGATAGAATTGAAGACACACTCCAGGATTTGAGTGGGAGGGCAATATTTGTCCCCGAGGTTAAAATATTTAACATGGCATGTGGTTGCAGAGGATTGCTCGCAGACCTCAGAGGCCTTGAAACAGAAGAAGCAGAAGTATTCCACAAGAAAATAACAAAAACCTTAAAGGATGTCCTCGGAAAGTTGGGCCTTAAAGTGGACATGATATATGCGAGGAACTTCCCAGGAAGTTATATGGTAGTTGGCATAACCGCCAGAAGATTCTGTGGAAGATGCAAAAGAGAACTTGGAAGTATAGTCTCACGCCCAGACATAATAGTCCTCAAAGGTTAA
- a CDS encoding peptidase U32 family protein: MMEFSTPLPGDTESLKQIIKELKGSIDEVYMAGPSEYMGSGRATLHSPLLEDIGRQVSYAHRHNIKFKLILNSSCLSGQHLTSNGYNIFRKYLEELETINVDMVIVSDPYLVEMISKDLQGLKVGVSCIAHVDSPQRAKFFEDLGADEITVDTNINRHFNLLEAIREATDCKLKLIANEACLYKCPFRYSHFNLFSHITASPQIAIMGDYYFEKCISLRVREPTLIIRSPWIRPEDIPEYEKIGIDMIKISGRANTTQWIIDTMKSYIQGHHNGNLLELLDCPNELRDHFYIPNEKLEGAIRQWKTCKKLCHKCNFCENLAEELILKRRDL; encoded by the coding sequence ATGATGGAGTTTAGCACCCCACTACCAGGAGACACAGAATCCCTCAAACAGATCATAAAAGAATTGAAAGGAAGCATAGACGAGGTTTACATGGCAGGCCCATCTGAGTACATGGGCAGTGGCCGGGCAACACTACATTCACCTTTACTAGAAGATATTGGAAGGCAAGTATCCTATGCGCATCGACACAACATCAAATTCAAACTTATATTAAACTCTTCCTGCCTATCAGGACAACATTTAACTTCCAATGGTTATAACATATTCAGAAAGTACTTAGAAGAATTAGAGACAATAAACGTGGACATGGTCATAGTCTCAGACCCTTACTTGGTGGAGATGATATCAAAGGACTTACAAGGTCTAAAAGTTGGGGTATCATGCATAGCCCACGTAGATTCACCCCAAAGGGCCAAATTCTTCGAAGATTTAGGAGCTGATGAGATAACAGTTGACACGAACATAAACAGACACTTCAACTTATTAGAGGCTATAAGAGAAGCTACAGATTGTAAACTCAAACTCATAGCCAATGAAGCATGCCTCTACAAGTGCCCATTCCGTTACTCACACTTCAACTTATTCTCACATATTACTGCTTCACCCCAAATTGCCATCATGGGAGACTATTATTTTGAAAAGTGTATTTCACTGCGGGTCAGAGAACCTACCCTCATAATAAGGTCACCTTGGATAAGACCAGAAGATATCCCTGAATATGAGAAGATAGGCATCGACATGATAAAAATTTCGGGAAGAGCAAACACCACACAATGGATAATAGATACCATGAAAAGTTACATCCAAGGACATCACAATGGCAACCTCTTAGAATTGTTGGATTGTCCAAACGAATTAAGGGATCACTTCTACATACCAAATGAGAAACTTGAGGGTGCCATAAGACAATGGAAAACTTGCAAAAAATTATGCCATAAATGTAATTTTTGTGAAAACCTCGCAGAGGAATTAATCCTTAAGAGAAGGGATTTATAA
- the guaA gene encoding glutamine-hydrolyzing GMP synthase, with translation MFEPSDFIKKAVKGIRERVGDGKAIIALSGGVDSSVASVLASKAIGDRLVAVFVDHGLLREGEVDYVKETFSSRLNLRFIDASERFLEELRGVTDPEEKRRIIGRVFIEVFEEVAEEVGAEYLVQGTIAPDWIESEGKIKSHHNVTLPHGLVLKIVEPLRELYKDEVRILAKELGLPDKIVKRQPFPGPGLAVRIIGEITPEKIRICRKANAIVEEEIIGAGLDERLWQYFAVLTDTMATGVKGDMRDFGYLVVLRMVESIDAMTARVPELPWDLIRRISKRITSEIPEVTHVALSVSDKPPSTIEFA, from the coding sequence ATGTTCGAACCATCAGATTTCATAAAAAAAGCAGTAAAGGGTATAAGAGAACGTGTAGGTGATGGTAAGGCTATAATAGCATTATCTGGGGGTGTTGACAGTTCAGTTGCATCAGTACTCGCCAGTAAAGCTATAGGGGATAGGCTAGTAGCAGTATTTGTTGATCATGGCCTCCTAAGAGAGGGTGAAGTAGATTATGTTAAGGAAACCTTTAGTAGTCGCCTTAATTTACGTTTCATCGACGCATCAGAAAGATTCTTAGAAGAGCTCAGAGGAGTTACCGACCCGGAAGAAAAGCGCAGGATAATTGGGAGAGTGTTCATAGAAGTTTTTGAAGAGGTTGCTGAAGAAGTAGGCGCGGAGTACCTTGTACAGGGGACCATAGCTCCTGATTGGATTGAAAGTGAGGGGAAGATCAAATCGCATCATAACGTGACCCTACCACATGGACTAGTCCTGAAGATAGTCGAACCTTTAAGGGAACTTTACAAGGATGAAGTCCGCATCCTCGCCAAAGAACTTGGACTGCCTGATAAGATAGTCAAGAGACAGCCATTCCCCGGTCCTGGTCTTGCGGTTAGGATAATAGGTGAGATAACCCCCGAGAAGATTAGGATATGTAGAAAGGCTAATGCTATAGTAGAGGAGGAAATAATAGGCGCGGGATTAGATGAAAGGTTATGGCAATACTTCGCGGTACTCACTGATACAATGGCCACAGGCGTGAAAGGTGATATGAGAGATTTTGGCTATCTTGTAGTTTTAAGGATGGTGGAGTCAATAGATGCCATGACAGCAAGGGTGCCCGAATTACCATGGGATCTTATAAGAAGGATATCCAAGCGCATAACTTCTGAGATACCCGAAGTGACACATGTAGCCCTCTCAGTGAGTGATAAGCCACCAAGCACCATAGAATTCGCATAA
- a CDS encoding GMP synthase subunit A: MIFIVNNHGQYNHRIHRTLRYLNIPAKMIPNTIPVDVLLECEPTGIIIGGGPSVEEAGNSIEYILKIRVPILGICLGHQLMALAFNGSVGSAEAEEYAQIEIEILDEDDIFKGLGPYMSVWASHKDEVKVLPEDFKVLARSSICEIEAMKHVRRPLYGVQFHPEVYHTPEGPRIFENFYKVCKGVE; this comes from the coding sequence ATGATATTCATTGTGAATAACCATGGACAGTATAATCATAGGATCCATAGGACGCTACGATACCTTAATATACCTGCTAAGATGATACCCAATACTATCCCAGTTGACGTCCTCCTAGAGTGTGAACCCACAGGGATTATAATAGGTGGGGGACCCTCAGTAGAGGAGGCTGGCAATTCCATAGAATATATATTGAAGATTAGGGTGCCAATACTTGGCATATGCCTTGGACATCAGCTGATGGCTTTGGCATTTAATGGTAGTGTTGGTAGTGCAGAAGCCGAGGAATATGCCCAGATAGAAATAGAAATATTAGACGAGGATGATATATTCAAGGGCCTTGGACCATATATGAGTGTATGGGCTTCGCACAAGGATGAAGTTAAGGTTTTACCCGAGGACTTTAAGGTCCTTGCAAGATCGAGTATATGTGAGATAGAAGCCATGAAACATGTTAGAAGGCCACTTTATGGTGTGCAGTTTCATCCTGAGGTCTATCACACACCAGAGGGTCCTAGGATATTCGAGAACTTCTATAAGGTATGCAAGGGTGTGGAATAA
- the trm14 gene encoding tRNA (guanine(6)-N2)-methyltransferase, with protein MEVYATTHKGLEKITAKEIQELGGKIKKYGNGRVYFKCDEKLINKLNYHARTCERIILLLKSAKVTKLEDIHKEVKDIDFSFIKPNESFAVRSKRVGVHDFNSMDIARVAGDAIIKSYQSSRKKRLRVNLDSPDNIIRVELIHDLLLVGIDTTGDKGLHRRGYRVYQHPAPLNPTIAAALLRISHWKPKKILVDPMCGSGTILVEAALMGSNIPPGRIKEGGKLPFNHKLKIIGIEKFKKHVKGCQKTLSELGIDFIKVIQGDAEHLDKYVQEADFIVTNPPYGIRVGRKSIIKKLYHNFLRTAKNILTENGSITLLTPQEKILKNTATKLDYKWIEIPIVYGNLPVKIFKLTRLEGRTWP; from the coding sequence ATGGAAGTATACGCCACAACACACAAAGGATTGGAAAAAATAACAGCAAAAGAAATCCAAGAACTCGGGGGTAAAATAAAAAAATATGGTAATGGCAGAGTCTATTTTAAATGCGATGAAAAGTTAATCAACAAGTTAAATTACCATGCAAGAACTTGTGAAAGGATCATACTACTACTCAAATCCGCAAAAGTCACAAAACTTGAAGATATCCACAAAGAAGTTAAAGACATTGATTTCTCATTTATAAAGCCAAATGAAAGTTTCGCTGTAAGATCCAAGAGGGTGGGCGTCCACGATTTCAACTCCATGGACATTGCAAGGGTAGCCGGTGACGCTATCATAAAAAGCTACCAATCTTCCAGGAAAAAACGCCTCAGAGTAAACCTAGATTCCCCAGATAACATAATCAGGGTTGAACTAATCCATGACCTTCTACTAGTAGGCATTGACACCACTGGGGACAAGGGCCTTCACAGGAGAGGCTACAGGGTATACCAACACCCAGCACCACTCAACCCAACAATAGCAGCCGCACTCCTCAGAATCTCCCATTGGAAGCCGAAGAAAATACTAGTAGATCCCATGTGCGGTAGTGGGACGATACTAGTCGAAGCAGCCCTCATGGGAAGCAACATCCCCCCAGGTCGCATCAAAGAGGGTGGAAAACTCCCATTCAACCATAAACTTAAAATCATAGGCATTGAAAAATTCAAGAAACACGTTAAAGGCTGCCAAAAGACACTATCAGAACTTGGGATAGACTTCATCAAAGTCATACAAGGTGACGCAGAACACTTAGACAAGTATGTTCAAGAAGCCGATTTTATCGTGACAAATCCACCATACGGTATCAGAGTCGGGAGAAAATCTATTATCAAAAAACTCTACCATAACTTCCTCAGAACCGCGAAGAACATACTCACAGAAAATGGGAGTATAACACTCCTAACACCGCAAGAAAAAATCCTGAAAAATACAGCTACAAAACTAGACTACAAATGGATTGAAATCCCAATAGTCTATGGTAATCTCCCAGTGAAAATATTCAAATTAACCCGCTTGGAGGGGAGGACTTGGCCATAA
- a CDS encoding methanogen output domain 1-containing protein, whose product MAIKLLVVEDESIVALDIKHRAELLGYKVVGIASSGEEALKLTKEKKPDLVLMDIVLKGEMDGIEAAEIIKRDYDIPVVYLTAHSDKETLERAKLTEPFGYLIKPFEDRELHSVIEVAIYKHMMDSKLRMSEKRYRKLAESSPDLIMLLDRNERIVFLNNAFERVTGFPKKECYKRHVKILEEIGIITKGEFEKLTNELIKPFKDRLDNPVQVKIKDNDGKEHYLELYASTIKNGENFIQIIGHDITAKMEADKRRLKLIREKTRRELYGFLLSAIPIFASTIPPQLRNTIIKSFGDKFEKNLKPSFNEHMKRKGLLSQIKTGKIEDAKKIFEAYISWLESFLKNLGIKTRIRKENQYKFEFVTFPWDDHINPIFSLMFRTIIMRSFTWTKLEGNVIQTSRKKKLEFEFHIEGGA is encoded by the coding sequence TTGGCCATAAAATTGTTAGTGGTCGAGGATGAAAGTATAGTAGCCCTTGACATTAAACATAGAGCAGAATTATTAGGCTATAAGGTTGTGGGTATAGCAAGTTCAGGGGAAGAAGCCTTGAAACTTACAAAGGAAAAGAAACCAGACCTTGTACTCATGGATATAGTGCTAAAAGGAGAGATGGATGGTATAGAAGCTGCGGAGATAATAAAAAGGGACTATGATATTCCCGTAGTGTATCTCACAGCTCACTCTGATAAAGAGACCCTTGAAAGGGCAAAACTGACAGAACCATTCGGTTACCTTATAAAGCCCTTTGAAGACCGGGAACTCCACAGTGTAATCGAAGTGGCCATTTACAAGCATATGATGGATTCAAAACTTAGGATGAGCGAGAAGAGATACCGTAAATTGGCAGAATCTTCACCAGATCTGATCATGCTCTTGGACAGGAATGAAAGGATAGTGTTCCTCAATAATGCCTTTGAAAGGGTTACAGGGTTCCCCAAGAAAGAATGTTATAAGAGACATGTCAAGATCCTTGAAGAAATAGGTATTATCACCAAGGGGGAATTCGAGAAGCTCACAAATGAACTTATAAAGCCATTCAAAGACCGTCTAGATAATCCAGTACAAGTAAAAATAAAAGACAATGATGGGAAAGAACATTACCTTGAATTATATGCTTCCACAATAAAAAATGGGGAAAATTTTATACAAATCATAGGACATGATATAACAGCAAAAATGGAAGCAGATAAAAGAAGATTAAAGTTGATTAGGGAAAAAACAAGACGAGAATTATACGGGTTTCTTTTATCAGCCATCCCAATATTCGCATCAACAATCCCCCCACAGCTTAGGAATACCATAATAAAAAGTTTCGGGGATAAATTCGAAAAAAACCTCAAACCTTCATTCAATGAACACATGAAAAGAAAGGGCCTATTATCCCAGATCAAAACAGGGAAAATAGAAGACGCCAAGAAAATCTTCGAAGCCTATATATCATGGTTAGAATCATTCCTCAAAAACCTTGGAATAAAAACAAGAATAAGAAAGGAAAACCAATACAAATTCGAGTTTGTAACATTCCCATGGGATGATCATATAAATCCTATATTTTCTCTCATGTTCAGAACAATAATCATGAGAAGTTTCACATGGACAAAACTCGAGGGTAATGTAATACAAACATCCAGGAAGAAAAAACTTGAATTTGAATTCCACATAGAAGGAGGCGCTTGA
- a CDS encoding ATPase domain-containing protein translates to MEKLQRISTGIKDLDEILGGFPVGRSILITGDAGSGKTIMALQFAIKSANDGLRTVYITTEEDETDLNFQCNSFGWNIAPLIEDGKLKIMSLAATRAMVTEAEMKIGIESINEDIGRLLEEVPPDTKVLIIDNLGSHTGKLTPYEFRNRFDFFVYELKKKNITSLIILDSATAREFNEIALFSVYGAINLIKRENPYTGRRERVMDIVKMRSTKTPIDFVPYRIGENGIEIIEKVKYE, encoded by the coding sequence TTGGAAAAACTCCAAAGAATAAGTACAGGTATAAAAGACCTAGATGAAATATTAGGAGGATTCCCAGTAGGCCGCAGCATACTCATAACAGGGGATGCTGGTTCTGGCAAAACAATAATGGCTTTACAATTCGCCATAAAAAGTGCAAATGATGGTCTCAGGACAGTCTATATTACAACAGAAGAGGATGAAACCGATCTCAATTTCCAGTGTAACTCCTTTGGCTGGAACATAGCACCATTAATTGAAGATGGTAAATTAAAGATAATGAGTCTCGCCGCTACAAGGGCCATGGTTACAGAAGCCGAGATGAAAATCGGGATCGAATCAATTAATGAAGACATTGGAAGACTCCTAGAAGAGGTTCCGCCAGATACTAAAGTGCTTATCATAGACAATCTCGGAAGCCACACTGGCAAGTTAACACCTTATGAGTTCAGGAATAGGTTCGATTTCTTCGTATATGAATTGAAAAAAAAGAATATAACAAGTCTAATAATACTTGATAGTGCAACAGCCAGAGAATTTAATGAGATAGCATTATTCTCAGTTTATGGTGCTATAAACCTCATAAAGAGGGAGAACCCCTACACTGGTAGAAGAGAAAGGGTCATGGACATTGTCAAAATGCGTAGTACAAAAACCCCAATCGACTTCGTACCCTACAGGATAGGTGAAAACGGGATTGAAATAATAGAAAAAGTAAAATATGAATAG
- a CDS encoding M42 family metallopeptidase, whose protein sequence is MFDLMKRLSEANGISGFEDEIRKIMKDELEEHVDNIEEDNLGNLIMVREGDPEAPSIMLAAHMDEIGLMVRYIDKKGFIKFSKIGGINDQMLLNQQVEIHGKKGPVMGVIGSKPPHRMKPKERKKVTSYEKMFIDIGATSREDAEKLVGVGDPVTFKAPFNELPNRLFTGKALDNRIGCLILIEVLKGVETRATIYGVGTVQEEVGLKGARTSAFKLNPDMALAVDVTIAGDHPGMEEEDAPAKLGKGPAIILTDASGKGIITHKKIRDWLISTAREENIPVQLEVSEGGTTDATAIHLTRAGIPAGVVSVPTRYIHTPVGVASMDDIKNCVKLILKALERL, encoded by the coding sequence ATGTTTGATTTGATGAAGCGTTTATCAGAAGCCAATGGCATATCAGGTTTTGAAGATGAGATAAGAAAAATCATGAAAGATGAACTAGAAGAGCACGTGGATAATATAGAAGAGGACAACCTCGGAAACCTTATAATGGTCCGGGAAGGAGATCCTGAAGCCCCTAGTATAATGTTAGCAGCTCACATGGATGAGATAGGCCTCATGGTACGCTACATCGACAAGAAGGGTTTCATAAAATTTTCAAAGATTGGTGGTATAAACGATCAGATGCTCCTCAACCAGCAGGTAGAGATCCATGGAAAAAAGGGCCCAGTCATGGGGGTTATAGGTTCAAAGCCACCCCATAGGATGAAACCAAAGGAAAGAAAGAAGGTTACAAGTTATGAGAAAATGTTCATAGACATAGGGGCGACCTCGAGAGAAGATGCAGAAAAACTCGTAGGGGTAGGAGATCCTGTAACCTTTAAGGCACCATTCAACGAACTCCCAAACAGACTATTCACTGGTAAAGCCCTCGACAATAGAATAGGCTGCCTCATACTAATAGAAGTGTTAAAGGGGGTTGAAACTCGGGCAACAATATATGGTGTTGGCACGGTCCAGGAGGAAGTGGGCCTCAAAGGTGCCAGGACATCAGCATTTAAATTGAATCCTGACATGGCCTTGGCAGTTGATGTTACAATAGCAGGGGATCATCCTGGCATGGAGGAAGAGGATGCGCCGGCCAAGCTCGGTAAGGGACCGGCAATAATTTTAACTGATGCGAGTGGTAAGGGTATAATAACCCATAAGAAGATCAGGGATTGGCTTATTTCAACTGCAAGGGAGGAGAATATACCTGTGCAGTTGGAGGTGAGTGAGGGTGGCACGACAGATGCAACAGCAATACATTTAACTCGTGCAGGTATACCGGCTGGTGTTGTCTCGGTACCTACAAGGTATATTCACACGCCCGTTGGTGTTGCGAGCATGGATGATATTAAAAATTGTGTTAAGCTCATCTTAAAGGCCCTTGAACGCCTATAG
- a CDS encoding 4-phosphopantoate--beta-alanine ligase, with product MVEKGHPRYKSLKLREKILEAYHKGVLADAGIIAHGRGEAFDYLIGERTRKPATQAIKAAAALLLLAKNPVLSVNGNTAALVPEEIVELARLLNAKIEINLFHRTPKRVKLIEKILKEAGAKEVFGTEDEKLKYLQGIKSPRATASPKGIYIADVVLVPLEDGDRAEMLKKAGKTIITVDLNPLSRTSQNADISITDNIVRAIPLLIRYVKKLKDYNKDELKKILEGFNNKKNLEHMLRLIDLQRMRKL from the coding sequence ATGGTTGAGAAGGGGCATCCACGTTACAAATCATTAAAGTTGCGGGAAAAGATACTAGAAGCCTACCATAAAGGAGTGCTCGCAGATGCTGGTATCATAGCCCATGGCAGAGGAGAAGCCTTCGACTACCTTATAGGTGAAAGAACAAGAAAACCAGCAACCCAAGCCATTAAAGCAGCCGCAGCACTATTATTACTGGCCAAGAATCCTGTACTGTCAGTAAATGGTAATACAGCTGCTCTAGTCCCAGAGGAGATAGTTGAACTTGCAAGACTATTAAATGCAAAAATAGAGATAAACCTCTTCCACAGAACACCTAAGAGGGTTAAACTTATAGAAAAGATACTTAAAGAAGCCGGTGCAAAAGAAGTTTTCGGAACAGAAGATGAAAAACTTAAATATCTCCAGGGTATAAAGAGTCCGAGGGCCACGGCAAGTCCAAAAGGCATATACATTGCAGATGTTGTCCTCGTGCCATTGGAGGATGGGGATCGGGCTGAAATGCTTAAAAAGGCTGGTAAGACCATCATAACTGTGGATCTCAACCCTCTATCAAGAACATCCCAGAATGCTGATATAAGCATTACAGATAACATAGTGAGGGCTATCCCCCTCCTCATAAGATACGTGAAAAAATTAAAAGATTATAACAAGGATGAACTAAAAAAGATCCTAGAAGGATTCAACAATAAAAAGAACCTGGAGCATATGCTCCGTTTAATAGACCTCCAAAGGATGCGAAAACTTTAA
- a CDS encoding AAA family ATPase, which translates to MKIIGLAGMPGSGKGVVSSIAEEMDYHIIRMGDIIREEAKKTGEDPGKTAVRLRKEHGEYIIAERCIPKIENIKNGKILIEGIRSPHEVEIFKKHYKGFKVISIFSTQRTRFKRLRKRGRKDDTKDYKKFVKRDQRELGFGLGDVIATSDYIIINEGSLHKFKENTKKLLKKITKDC; encoded by the coding sequence ATGAAGATCATAGGATTAGCTGGGATGCCAGGATCCGGTAAAGGAGTAGTTTCAAGTATTGCAGAGGAGATGGACTACCATATAATAAGGATGGGTGACATCATAAGAGAAGAGGCGAAGAAAACAGGTGAGGACCCAGGCAAGACAGCAGTACGCCTAAGAAAAGAACATGGAGAATATATAATAGCTGAAAGATGCATCCCCAAAATAGAAAATATCAAAAATGGGAAAATCCTAATAGAGGGTATAAGAAGCCCCCATGAAGTTGAAATATTCAAAAAACATTATAAAGGATTCAAGGTAATATCAATATTCTCCACCCAAAGGACAAGATTCAAACGCCTCCGAAAAAGGGGTAGAAAAGATGATACAAAAGACTACAAGAAATTTGTAAAAAGAGACCAGAGAGAACTAGGATTCGGCCTCGGAGACGTTATAGCAACATCAGATTATATAATCATAAATGAGGGCTCCCTACATAAATTCAAAGAAAACACAAAAAAATTATTAAAAAAGATTACAAAAGACTGTTAA
- a CDS encoding RNA-binding domain-containing protein, which yields MECEVKVETRINATENPRKVLESVLNIFPKIEIKETDNSIQGEGGIEVLEELRESLEKRRIRSTARKILYENLKGYRTTFYLNKQAAFIGKVNILEEEISPLGDIKVEIISENLKEIIDWLAPKIEEEYN from the coding sequence ATGGAATGTGAAGTTAAAGTTGAAACTCGGATAAACGCAACAGAAAACCCCAGAAAGGTACTAGAAAGTGTGCTTAACATATTCCCCAAGATAGAAATCAAAGAAACAGACAATTCAATCCAGGGCGAAGGTGGGATAGAAGTCCTAGAAGAACTCAGAGAATCACTAGAGAAGAGAAGAATACGTTCAACAGCAAGAAAAATATTATATGAGAACCTTAAAGGTTATAGGACAACATTCTACCTTAACAAGCAGGCTGCATTCATAGGAAAAGTTAACATATTAGAAGAGGAAATCTCACCACTTGGTGATATAAAAGTAGAGATCATATCAGAGAACTTAAAAGAGATTATTGATTGGCTAGCTCCCAAAATCGAAGAAGAATATAACTAA